A window of the Oryza brachyantha chromosome 5, ObraRS2, whole genome shotgun sequence genome harbors these coding sequences:
- the LOC102711807 gene encoding LOW QUALITY PROTEIN: hypoxanthine-guanine phosphoribosyltransferase (The sequence of the model RefSeq protein was modified relative to this genomic sequence to represent the inferred CDS: inserted 1 base in 1 codon) — translation MLLLLPTPNLLILPFLPLPIRARPFHTRKTSSPPTNNSPNPRPRRRRTLALLPAAGARTMTAGAASGGGGGAGIDRVLWTEPEIAARVAEVAGELGADLRGLREPAVVVGVATGAFLFLADLVRRVGAPLAVDFVRVESYGDGTESSGRPRITSDLKVDVAGKHVVVVEDIVDTGNTVSCLIAHLEKKGASSISVCTFLDKPARRTANFQLVGDGKFYRGFECPDYFVVGYGMDYAXTLPQPPLYWSS, via the exons atgctgctgctgctgccaacGCCGAATTTGCTAATCCTGCcattcctccccctccccatcCGCGCTCGCCCTTTCCACACCCGGAAaacctcctcgccgccaacCAATAATTCCCCCaacccccgcccccgccgccgcagaacCCTAGCCCTCCTCCCTGCCGCCGGGGCACGCACGATGACTGCCggggcggcgagcggcggcggcggcggcgccggcatcgACCGGGTGCTGTGGACGGAGCCCGAGATCGCCGCCCGGGTCGCGGAGGtggccggcgagctcggcgcCGACCTCCGCGGGCTGCGGGagcccgccgtcgtcgtcggcgtcgccacGGGCGCgttcctcttcctcgccgacctggTGCGCCGCGTCGGCGCGCCGCTAGCGGTTGATTTCGTGCGGGTCGAATCGTACGGCGACGGCACCGAGTCGAGCGGACGGCCGAGGATCACCTCCGACCTCAAGGTCGACGTGGCCGGGAAGCACGTCGTGGTG GTGGAAGATATTGTGGACACTGGGAATACAGTTTCCTGTCTCATTGCCCATTTAGAAAAGAAAGGAGCATCATCCATATCTGTCTGCACTTTTCTTGACAAACCAGCAAGGAGAACTGCTAATTTTCAGCTAGTGGGGGATGGAAAATTTTATAGAGGTTTTGAG TGCCCAGATTATTTTGTTGTCGGATATGGCATGGATTATG GAACTCTACCGCAACCTCCCTTATATTGGAGTTCTTAA
- the LOC102713080 gene encoding ubiquitin-conjugating enzyme E2 2-like, with protein MSTPARKRLMRDFKRLMQDPPAGISGAPQDNNILLWNAVIFGPDDTPWDGGTFKLTLQFTEDYPNKPPTVRFVSRMFHPNIYADGSICLDILQNQWSPIYDVAAILTSIQSLLCDPNPNSPANSEAARLFSENKREYNRKVREIVEQSWTAD; from the exons ATGTCGACTCCCGCAAGGAAGAGGCTGATGAGGGATTTCAAACGACTGATGCAGGATCCTCCAGCAGGTATAAGTGGGGCCCCACAGGACAACAATATACTGCTATGGAATGCTGTAATTTTTGG CCCTGATGATACTCCTTGGGATGGAG GTACGTTCAAGTTGACACTTCAGTTTACTGAAGATTATCCTAACAAGCCACCTACAGTGCGATTTGTTTCCCGGATGTTTCATCCTAACA TTTATGCTGATGGGAGCATATGCTTAGATATACTACAAAACCAGTGGAGCCCGATATATGATGTAGCTGCTATACTCACATCCATCCAG TCGCTGCTTTGTGATCCGAACCCAAATTCACCTGCCAACTCTGAAGCTGCCCGCCTATTCAGTGAGAATAAGCGGGAATACAACCGTAAAGTTCGTGAGATAGTGGAGCAGAGCTGGACCGCGGACTGA
- the LOC121054519 gene encoding uncharacterized protein LOC121054519 isoform X1, which yields MHRNPRLLLRAAASLLRPAAARAPARATPAPAPALVAPRPFFPAHRRAFSTADYGKDVDEVNRKFAEAREEIEAAMDSKETVYFDEEAACARDAAGEALAAFDALLERLPPADADSLRRSMGLKMEQLKAELNQLDE from the coding sequence ATGCACCGAAaccctcgcctcctcctccgcgccgccgcctcgctcctccgccccgccgccgcacgagCCCCGGCGCGCGCGACGCCGGCACCCGCTCCGGCGCTCGTAGCGCCGCGGCCCTTCTTCCCGGCCCACCGGCGGGccttctcgacggcggactacGGCAAGGATGTGGACGAGGTGAACCGCAAGTTCGCGGAGGCGCGGGAAGAGATCGAGGCCGCCATGGACAGCAAGGAGACCGTGTACTTCGACGAGGAGGCCGCCTGCgcgcgcgacgccgccggcgaggcgctcGCGGCCTTCGACGCGCTGCTCGAGCGGCTCCCGCCGGCGGACGCCGACTCGCTCCGCCGCTCCATGGGGCTCAAGATGGAGCAGCTCAAGGCCGAGCTCAACCAGCTCGACGAGTAA
- the LOC102711534 gene encoding protein SLOW GREEN 1, chloroplastic-like isoform X2, whose product MAMSFASAAATTTTSSSQLLVPVHRLSRRKLPTAVPSLSFPLRPHRCLPFSALPPEPPRFSHRTHSSSSSSSRTPTDGLLSPIISTSRTLLFLLVASLLSLSGVRPLPSLASLPPPTQQPQEETEGQEEQQGSQEGKQQEGPVEKEEGVEAEVDEEEEEAEELLRQRQEEEGDEEVRMYLDVLSSDPGDVDALKCVLFAKMRRADWGDALGFARRLREAEPGEVEWRLMEALLHELKGDLGEAERLFREVLAEKPLLVRALHGLALCMHKRSEGPTVFEMLENALQLAISEEKVPEERNIKLLIAQMHVVKGQLDAASEKLQNLINEDPRDFRPHLCQGIVYALLDKKEEADELFDTYRSLVPDEFPDKSFITDVIQAARMESKDRLQKDFGPELLSKK is encoded by the exons ATGGCGATGAGCTTCGCGTCTgctgccgccaccaccaccacctcgtcCTCGCAACTGCTCGTCCCCGTCCACCGCCTCTCCCGCCGCAAGCTCCCCACCGCTGTACCCTCTCTCTCATTCCCTCTCAGACCACACCGCTGCCTTCCCTTCTCCGCTCTTCCTCCCGAGCCCCCGCGCTTCTCCCACAGAacccactcctcctcctcctcctcttccagGACACCCACCGATGGCCTCCTCTCGCCGATCATCTCCACCTCGAGaaccctcctcttcctcctcgtcgcctccctcctctccctctccggcGTCCGCCCCCTCCCTTCACTCGCGTCCCTTCCCCCACCTACCCAGCAGCCGCAAGAAGAAACGGAAGGGCAAGAAGAGCAGCAAGGGTCGCAAGAGGGGAAGCAGCAAGAAGGGCCggtggagaaggaggagggcgtggaggcggaggtcgatgaggaggaagaggaagcggAGGAGCTGCTGCGGCAacggcaggaggaggagggcgacgaggAGGTGCGGATGTATCTGGATGTCCTGAGCAGCGATCCGGGCGACGTGGACGCGCTCAAGTGCGTGCTGTTCGCGAAGATGAGGCGCGCGGACTGGGGCGACGCGCTGGGGTTCGCTCGGCGGCTGCGGGAGGCGGAGCCCGGCGAGGTGGAGTGGCGGCTCATGGAGGCGCTGCTGCACGAGCTCAAGGGGGACCTCGGCGAGGCCGAGCGGCTGTTCAGGGAGGTCCTCGCGGAGAAGCCGCTGCTCGTCAGGGCACTCCAT gGACTTGCACTGTGTATGCATAAAAGATCTGAAGGACCAACTGTTTTTGAGATGCTGGAGAACGCTTTGCAACTTGCAATTTCTGAGGAAAAGGTTCCAGAAGAGCGCAACATTAAGCTTTTGATTGCTCAGATGCATGTTGTCAAG gGTCAGTTGGATGCTGCATCAGAGAAACTGCAAAATCTTATCAACGAGGACCCTCGTGATTTTCGGCCTCATCTTTGCCAG GGGATTGTTTATGCACTTTTAGACAAAAAGGAAGAAGCAGATGAGCTGTTTGATACATATAGAAGCCTTGTTCCTGATGAATTCCCAGACAAGAGTTTTATTACTGATGTTATACAAGCAGCCAGAATGGAGTCCAAGGACCGGCTACAGAAGGACTTTGGACCTGAACTTCTATCTAAAAAGTGA
- the LOC102712085 gene encoding FACT complex subunit SSRP1-B — MTDGHHFNNISLGGRGGNNPGQFKLYSGGLAWKRQGGGKTIEVDKSDITSVTWMSIPRSYQLSVSTKEGLFYRFFGFREQDISSLINFIEKNMGIIPDEKQLSVSGHNCGGIEINGNMLSFNVGPKEAFEVSLADVAQTQMQGKTDVVLEFHVDDTTGAHEKDSLMDLSFHVPTSNTQFPGDENRPSAQILWQAILSKADVGSSEEAVVTFDGIAVLTPRGRYSVELHLSFLRLQGQASDFKIQYSSILRLFVLPKSNNPHTFVVITLDPPIRKGQTLYPHIVIQFETEAVVQRDLTLSEEVLAEKYKDRLESSYQGLIHEVFSKVLRGLSGAKVTRPSTFRSCQDGYAVKSSLKAEDGLLYPLEKGFFFLPKPPTLILHEEIEYVEFERHGAGGASMSSHYFDLLVKLKNDQEHLFRNIQRNEYHNLFNFISGKHLKILNLGDGQGRAGGVTAVLQSTDDVAVDPHLERIRNQTGDDESDEEDEDFVADKDDSGSPTDDSGEDGSDASLSGGEKEKSSKKEASISKAPLKKRKPKSGDAEGSEKRKPKKKKDPNAPKRAIAPFMYFSKAERANLKNSNPELATTEIAKKLGERWQKMTAEEKQPYIEQSQVDKKRYAEESAAYRGAAAMDVDPGPASPSASASD, encoded by the exons atGACGGACGGCCACCACTTCAACAACATCTCCCTCGGCGGTCGCGGCGGCAAC AATCCTGGCCAGTTTAAACTTTATTCCGGAGGACTTGCATGGAAGAGGCAAGGTGGAGGAAAGACCATTGAGGTTGACAAGTCCGATATCACTTCTGTGACATGGATGAGTATTCCCAGATCCTATCAGCTTAGTGTTTCAACAAAGGAGGGCCTCTTCTACAGGTTCTTTGGCTTCCGTGAACAG GATATCAGTTCACTGATTAACTTCATAGAAAAGAACATGGGGATCATACCAGACGAGAAGCAGCTTTCTGTTAGTGGACATAATTGTGGTGGAATTGAAATCAATG GAAACATGCTTAGCTTTAATGTTGGTCCAAAGGAAGCATTTGAAGTCTCTCTAGCAGATGTAGCACAGACTCAGATGCAAGGGAAAACAGACGTTGTTCTGGAGTTTCATGTGGATGATACTACTGGGGCTCATGAG AAAGATTCATTGATGGATTTAAGCTTCCATGTACCAACTTCAAATACTCAATTTCCTGGAGATGAGAATCGTCCATCAGCTCAA ATTTTATGGCAGGCTATCTTGAGCAAGGCTGATGTTGGCTCATCAGAGGAAGCTGTTGTCACATTTGATGGAATTGCTGTTCTAACTCCGAG AGGTCGATACAGTGTTGAGCTTCATCTGTCATTCTTGCGACTCCAAGGACAAGCTAGtgatttcaaaattcaatataGCAGTATTCTTCGCCTCTTTGTTTTACCAAAG TCAAATAATCCTCATACGTTTGTGGTGATCACTCTTGATCCACCAATTCGCAAAGGACAGACATTATATCCTCACATTGTTATTCAA TTTGAGACTGAGGCAGTTGTTCAAAGGGATCTCACATTGAGTGAGGAAGTTTTGGCTGAAAAGTACAAGGATAGACTGGAGAGTTCTTACCAG GGTCTGATACATGAGGTGTTCTCCAAGGTCCTTCGTGGCCTATCTGGTGCTAAAGTTACAAGGCCAAGCACATTCCGCAGTTGTCAAGATGGGTATGCAGTGAAATCATCACTTAAAGCTGAAGATGGGTTGCTATATCCGCTGGAAAAGGGCTTCTTCTTTCTACCAAAGCCCCCAACACTCATTCTGCATGAGGAG ATAGAGTATGTCGAATTTGAGCGACATGGTGCTGGGGGTGCTAGTATGTCATCTCACTATTTTGATCTCCTGGTCAAGCTGAAAAATGATCAAGAACATCTATTCAGAAATATCCAAAGAAATGAATACCATAACCTCTTCAACTTCATCAG TGGCAAGCATTTGAAAATCTTGAATCTTGGAGATGGTCAAGGTAGAGCTGGTGGCGTTACAGCTGTTCTTCAGAGCACTGATGATGTTGCTGTTGATCCTCATCTGGAGCGAATTAGAAATCAGACTGGCGATGATGAGAGTGATGAAGAG GATGAAGATTTTGTGGCCGACAAGGATGATAGTGGATCTCCTACTGATGATTCTGGAGAGGATGGTTCTGATGCTAGTTTAAGCGGAGGAGAAAAGGAg AAATCTTCCAAAAAGGAAGCTAGTATTTCAAAGGCACCTTTGAAGAAAAGGAAGCCGAAGAGTGGGGATGCGGAAGgctcagaaaaaagaaagccaaagaagaagaaagatcCTAATGCCCCTAAAAGAGCAATTGCACCATTCATGTACTTCTCAAAAGCTGAGCGAGCT AATCTGAAGAACAGCAATCCCGAGCTGGCCACCACAGAGATTGCGAAGAAGCTTGGGGAGAGGTGGCAAAAGATGACAG CTGAGGAGAAGCAGCCATACATCGAGCAGTCTCAAGTTGACAAGAAGCGGTACGCGGAGGAGTCAGCCGCCTACCGCGGGGCGGCTGCGATGGACGTGGACCCCGGCCCTGCCTCTCCCTCTGCCTCTGCCTCGGACTGA
- the LOC121054519 gene encoding uncharacterized protein LOC121054519 isoform X2 — protein MHRNPRLLLRAAASLLRPAAARAPARATPAPAPALVAPRPFFPAHRRAFSTADYGKDVDEVNRKFAEAREEIEAAMDSKETVYFDALLERLPPADADSLRRSMGLKMEQLKAELNQLDE, from the exons ATGCACCGAAaccctcgcctcctcctccgcgccgccgcctcgctcctccgccccgccgccgcacgagCCCCGGCGCGCGCGACGCCGGCACCCGCTCCGGCGCTCGTAGCGCCGCGGCCCTTCTTCCCGGCCCACCGGCGGGccttctcgacggcggactacGGCAAGGATGTGGACGAGGTGAACCGCAAGTTCGCGGAGGCGCGGGAAGAGATCGAGGCCGCCATGGACAGCAAGGAGACCGTGTA CTTCGACGCGCTGCTCGAGCGGCTCCCGCCGGCGGACGCCGACTCGCTCCGCCGCTCCATGGGGCTCAAGATGGAGCAGCTCAAGGCCGAGCTCAACCAGCTCGACGAGTAA
- the LOC102711534 gene encoding protein SLOW GREEN 1, chloroplastic-like isoform X1, producing the protein MEWHIVKYLTFSLVPSVSFSLRFLLQRKGSAMAMSFASAAATTTTSSSQLLVPVHRLSRRKLPTAVPSLSFPLRPHRCLPFSALPPEPPRFSHRTHSSSSSSSRTPTDGLLSPIISTSRTLLFLLVASLLSLSGVRPLPSLASLPPPTQQPQEETEGQEEQQGSQEGKQQEGPVEKEEGVEAEVDEEEEEAEELLRQRQEEEGDEEVRMYLDVLSSDPGDVDALKCVLFAKMRRADWGDALGFARRLREAEPGEVEWRLMEALLHELKGDLGEAERLFREVLAEKPLLVRALHGLALCMHKRSEGPTVFEMLENALQLAISEEKVPEERNIKLLIAQMHVVKGQLDAASEKLQNLINEDPRDFRPHLCQGIVYALLDKKEEADELFDTYRSLVPDEFPDKSFITDVIQAARMESKDRLQKDFGPELLSKK; encoded by the exons ATGGAGTGGCATATCGTTAAATATCTCACCTTCAGCCTAGTCCCTTCTGTTAGTTTCTCTCTCCGCTTCCTCCTGCAGCGGAAGGGGTCAGCCATGGCGATGAGCTTCGCGTCTgctgccgccaccaccaccacctcgtcCTCGCAACTGCTCGTCCCCGTCCACCGCCTCTCCCGCCGCAAGCTCCCCACCGCTGTACCCTCTCTCTCATTCCCTCTCAGACCACACCGCTGCCTTCCCTTCTCCGCTCTTCCTCCCGAGCCCCCGCGCTTCTCCCACAGAacccactcctcctcctcctcctcttccagGACACCCACCGATGGCCTCCTCTCGCCGATCATCTCCACCTCGAGaaccctcctcttcctcctcgtcgcctccctcctctccctctccggcGTCCGCCCCCTCCCTTCACTCGCGTCCCTTCCCCCACCTACCCAGCAGCCGCAAGAAGAAACGGAAGGGCAAGAAGAGCAGCAAGGGTCGCAAGAGGGGAAGCAGCAAGAAGGGCCggtggagaaggaggagggcgtggaggcggaggtcgatgaggaggaagaggaagcggAGGAGCTGCTGCGGCAacggcaggaggaggagggcgacgaggAGGTGCGGATGTATCTGGATGTCCTGAGCAGCGATCCGGGCGACGTGGACGCGCTCAAGTGCGTGCTGTTCGCGAAGATGAGGCGCGCGGACTGGGGCGACGCGCTGGGGTTCGCTCGGCGGCTGCGGGAGGCGGAGCCCGGCGAGGTGGAGTGGCGGCTCATGGAGGCGCTGCTGCACGAGCTCAAGGGGGACCTCGGCGAGGCCGAGCGGCTGTTCAGGGAGGTCCTCGCGGAGAAGCCGCTGCTCGTCAGGGCACTCCAT gGACTTGCACTGTGTATGCATAAAAGATCTGAAGGACCAACTGTTTTTGAGATGCTGGAGAACGCTTTGCAACTTGCAATTTCTGAGGAAAAGGTTCCAGAAGAGCGCAACATTAAGCTTTTGATTGCTCAGATGCATGTTGTCAAG gGTCAGTTGGATGCTGCATCAGAGAAACTGCAAAATCTTATCAACGAGGACCCTCGTGATTTTCGGCCTCATCTTTGCCAG GGGATTGTTTATGCACTTTTAGACAAAAAGGAAGAAGCAGATGAGCTGTTTGATACATATAGAAGCCTTGTTCCTGATGAATTCCCAGACAAGAGTTTTATTACTGATGTTATACAAGCAGCCAGAATGGAGTCCAAGGACCGGCTACAGAAGGACTTTGGACCTGAACTTCTATCTAAAAAGTGA